ATTCCTGGCCCTTCTGTCTACCCAGGTCGAAAGCTTGAACCGGGTACACTCTTGAACATGACGGCATTTGAACAGGCCCAGCAGGACGTGCAGACCCTCAGCCGCAAGCCCGGCAACGACGTGCTTCTGAAGTTGTACGCGCTGTACAAGCAGGGCAGCCAGGGGGACGTGACAGGCGCGCGTCCTGGCGGGTTCGACTTCGTGGGGGGCGCCAAGTACGACGCCTGGGCCGGCCTGAAAGGCATGAGTCAGGACGACGCCCAGCGTGAGTACGTGGCGCTGGTGGAAACCCTGAAAGCCCACAGCTGAGGGCATCACCCGCCGGGCAGCTGGCCTCACCCATCCGGGGTGGGGCTAGCCTTTTTCTTTGGCGCTCGGTCTGTGCAGCCGCCATTGGGGGGCGCGGCCCAGCAGTGAACACGGTAAGCTGCGCACTGTGAGCGACGCGCACCCGCAGCCCCTGATGGCGCCTGACCTGATGGCCGCCGCCCGGACGCGCATGAAAACGCTGGCGGCCGACTACGCGGCGGGGCTGCCGGGCCTGGATACCCACAGCCTGATGCACGGCCTGGGCGACGTGCAGCTGACCTTCCTGCCGATGGGCGAGCGCGACGGCGCCTACGATCCCGAGCACCGGGTCATTCTGATCAACAGCCGTGTACGCCCCGAGCGCCAGCGCTTCACCCTGGCCCACGAGATCAGCCACGCCCTGCTGCTGGGTGACGACGACCTGCTGAGTGACCTGCACGACGCCTTTGAAGGTGAGCGGCTGGAACAGGTGATCGAGACCCTGTGCAATGTGGGGGCCGCCGCCCTGCTGATTCCGCAGGCCCTGCTCGACGAAGTTCTGACCCGCTTTGGCCCCACCGGGCGCGCACTGGCCGAACTGTCGCGCCGCGCCGATATCAGTGCCAGCACCGCCCTGTACACCCTGGCCGAGCACACCTCGGCGCCGGTGCTGTACGCGGTGTGCGCGGTGGCCCGCCTGAGTGCCGATGAAGCCGATGACCCTGACGCCCCCGGCAAGGCGCTGACCGTGCGGGTGAGCAGCGGAGCCCCTGGCGTGAAATACAGCCTGCGCCCTGGCACCCCCATTCCGGACCAGCATCCAGTGGCCGTGGCGCACGACACCCGGCTGCCCATCGCCCAGGACAGTTACGTGCCTTTCCGCTCTGGGCGCCGGATGCCCGCCCAGGTG
The DNA window shown above is from Deinococcus multiflagellatus and carries:
- a CDS encoding acyl-CoA-binding protein translates to MTAFEQAQQDVQTLSRKPGNDVLLKLYALYKQGSQGDVTGARPGGFDFVGGAKYDAWAGLKGMSQDDAQREYVALVETLKAHS
- a CDS encoding ImmA/IrrE family metallo-endopeptidase, producing the protein MKTLAADYAAGLPGLDTHSLMHGLGDVQLTFLPMGERDGAYDPEHRVILINSRVRPERQRFTLAHEISHALLLGDDDLLSDLHDAFEGERLEQVIETLCNVGAAALLIPQALLDEVLTRFGPTGRALAELSRRADISASTALYTLAEHTSAPVLYAVCAVARLSADEADDPDAPGKALTVRVSSGAPGVKYSLRPGTPIPDQHPVAVAHDTRLPIAQDSYVPFRSGRRMPAQVDAFPERHRVMVSFLLPTRGEGSSS